ATAATGccaattatatattataaatattaatattcttttatatataatttttaAAGTTAAAAAATTTTACTTCTCGGGAAGTAAGAATGACATTGTTTGTGAGACGGAGGGAGCAGTTTTTATGTATATTGTCTACATAAATTAATAGACATAGAAATTATCTATGGTTTTTAGTATTGTTAGTGCCCTAACAAAGCTATGTAAAATAGGACACATAATTATATAATATACAAGCAAAATTAAACAACCAAAATAGTTTTAAGTTTTAAACTAAAATAATCACTAAGTCCTAAGCGGCGCCTGCTCCGTACCTCATCTCTGTACTACCTCATCTCTGCATGTAGCTTTTCTTTTTGAGTTTTATTTAGAAGCAGCTTTTGTTTTTTTAGTAGGGTCTGTACGTAGcttcattttttgttttttgttttgagCTATGACTAACTATTTGTGTGTGCAGCAGCCAGCGGAGGAGCCCGGCCACCTGCCCAGGTAGCCGGGCCTTGGCTCCGCCTATGATTGTAGGATGACAAAGCTGTCTCGTCTAGCTAAACAGTAATCTTATGATTTGTTTGTATCCCTTTCTCTAAATATCTAAAAACTTTGGAGCACTTTAGCTCAATTTTGAGCTCTAAAGCTCTAATGTAAGTTATCTAAAGTTTAAAGCTAACTTTAGAGTGCATGTACGAAGACTTCAGCTCTAAAATTTAGAGGTCTAAAGTTTAGAGCGGTGGATCCAAATAGGTCCTTAGAAGTCCATTTTTTATGATCTAAAGTTAGATGGGATTGTTTTGGCCAGGCAACCAACCAAAAATGCCTGGAATACTCGAAAAGCAGGAACTGCAACAACAACTGAAAGCAACAGCAGCAAGTTGTACCGAACGGGTTGGCTTAGATTCATGGACATATCTAAATACAACGAGAGTGCTTACATTTGTGGATGGATTGTACATTGGCGTATGTAGACTGTTGTTGTGTGCGGCCTGATAGAATACATAGTTTCTAAAATTTATGAGTAATGAAATAATTTACTCATAATACAAATCATTCTTTCAACCTTCAATCACCTCAATATTTGCACCTCTTCGATAAACTATAGTCCTGTGAAAATGGAACACTCGAATAGAACATGAAGGTCCCATTGATAAATAAAGAAAGAgcaaaggaaaaatagagaagaCCTGAGTATATTTAAAAAAAGTTTAGAGTTCCTAATACAAAATCGTTTATTACCTTTTTATTATTTCAAAAAATAATCAAGTCTGTTGTTGTAGGTGTGGAAAAAAGTTGTGGCTCCCATGCACATATATCTAGTAGTATAGTATAGGATAAAAAAGGTATAGATACATCATTTTCCATTTCGATTTAGATTCCTATATATTAAGGGTCAAGATCGAAGAGATCTTTTTAGATTAGGAATCATAGCTACCCAGGTTACCTCAGGAAAGCTCTACATATGTCATATAAATCTGGAGGGTGTTGCTATAAACTTGGAGGGCTACACACAAAGAAATAGATACAATTTTTACATTCAAGAGTTAGTTAGTGGAGGGACAGAAAAAAAATGGGTGGAGAAaaattttggctctttaatattaggcatataggtatagatataaatatagacGTAGATAACAATAATAAATATTATTTGGTCCTGCTGGTACGTAGAGAGGAACGCCGAATTGGAATTGAACTGGCCGATCCGGACTACAAACTTTCCAAACGTGCAGCTACATTTTTGGACGCCGAATTGGAATTGAACTGGCCCCTCCGGCCTACAAACTTTCCAAAACGTGCAGTTACATTTTTGGATGCCTCTGACAGCAAGCTAGTTATTTTAAGACGGCGGCCACCAAACCGCAATTCAACAGTGTCATCTTTGACTGGCAACGCTTAATTAAGAAAAGATCCCAGCTAGTGTCCCATGCAATAATCCTGCCTCCTATGCGGAGAGAGTTACTAATTTTCTAATTCATCACATGATCTCCTGCCTTTGCCGTTTACGCAATTAAAGCATCTGCTTCTTGCTTCTACTTATGAGAGATTACACCGGCCGGCAGCAAGAGGGCGGAtgaaatgaaagaaaaaaaaatgggaGCTGCTGCTTCCTCTTTATTAGATTCGAATTTTGTGGTCTTGTCGCTCCCGCATGCATGGTGACCGATGCCAACGTTCCAATTCGGTTTGATATGAAACCGTGCGGTCGTCGTGGTTGCTCCAATATCGAGCGCGCCGTCGTCGCCGGTGCCAGGACCGACCTCAGCTTGTTGCCAAGAAGCAATGCAGGCAAGCGTTGCGGTTGCGGAGGCGCTCGATGCCGGGAAGCTCACGGCGCCGCCCGTCGCCGGCGCGGCCGACTtcgcggtggccggcctcgccgtGGCCATCGCGGCGCTGGCCGTCGCGGCGTCGTTCGTGCTCGTCTCCTTCGACGCGCACGCGCACGCGGGGCAGGGCCGGCTGCGCCGCATCCTCGACCTCGGCCCGTCGGTGTGCGGGCCACGCCTGCTGCTCGCCTTCTTCGTGGGGCTCCTGGCCGCCGCCGAGATGCTCCGCCTCCCGTTCTTCCGCGGCGCCGCCATGCTGCCGCAGCGTCGCCACGTCATGCCGTGCCTGGCCTACCCGCTCGTCGCGCACGGCATCGCGGAGCCAGGGCTGCTCGCCAGCGTGCTCCTGCTGCTGCGCGCGTCCGTCGGCGGCGCGCGGCTGCCCGCGGCCGCGCTCGCCTTGCCGCTCGCCTGCCTGCCGTTCCTCACCGCGCACGTGGTCGTGCTTGCCACGCCGGCCACCGTCGCCGCGTACCCAGGCCAGCTCGCGCACGCCGCGGACGGCGCCGGGCACTGCGCGTACCCGGCGTACGCCGCCACGCTGCTCCTCGCCCTCGTCGCGGTGTACCTGCCGCTGCTCGCCACCGCGTGCTGGGACGTGGCCGCCGTCGCCATCAACAGGCGGCTGCGCGCGAGAGCGTACGCGCTCTCCGTGCTCATCCTCGTGCCGCTGCCGCTCCAGGTGCTGGCGCTCGCCCTGACCTCGGTGTGGGACATGCACCAGTACACGTCCCCCACCGTCGGCCTCGTTGGGTTCGTCGCCGTGGCGGTGGCCGCCGAGGCAACGCTTGTCATCCTCGTGATGCTGCCCGTTCACGACGCGCTTGTCCTTGTCCAGCACCTGCCGGCAGCGACCGCCGGCCAGGAGGCGTCTGATGATCGATGACCTCGGAAGACGACCTAGGAAATTGAATTCCCATACATCATGTCGAGATCGAGCGGCCAGCTCGATACAATTTTCACGACTCACGGCTTTCCAGCAGGGAGATCAGTAGAGATTGTAACTAACATAGTTGATTTGACCTTTTTTTTTCATATCGTGTTTTGTAAATTACCCCTATATGTAAGTATATGCCTTCATagtctctactataatggaccaatcaaaattataTTAGGTCCTCCGGGAAACGTCTCCCGCTAAGAGCTTCCAACTATTATGCACCCAGAAAAATGCACACATGAATTCATCTCCATTAAAATCAAGAGCTAATAAAACAACTAAATCAAATCCGATGGTCACGATTCGATGTGGGATGCTAGGCTTCTCACGCATCCACACCCCGCATGCTGACGCCGCGCCCTTGCTCCTCCCCACATCCCGCACACCCCTCCCTCTCCCACATACGTGACtcctccaccccccccccccacgcgcGCGACTCGTCACTCTCCTCTCCCACCAGGCCGCCGGGCACCAGGCACCGCGGCAAACAAGGCCGCCTCGCTCGGCCAAAGACGAGAAGAAGTCCTCGCTGCCGGCCACGAACGCTTCAGCGGCATCTGCTCCTCCGTCGTCGCCAGCagtagctagggttagggtttagggCAACGGGGAGCAGGCCTCCGAATCCGGCGGCGGCAGGCCCGGTCGTGGCGTGGACAAGCAATCCATGGGCAGCCCCGAGCGCTGGGGCCGTTTGCCGCCAGACCGGGCAGCAGAGCCGTGGACGCCGCCGCGTCGCGCGGGCTCAGCGCTGCTGGGCTAGATGGATGCACTTCGACCAGTCGCAGGCTTGCTTGCctgctcttcctcctctccggccGCCCCTAGAAAAATCTCACCATTCGAGAGACCCAGTGCCATGGTCAAGAAGGTCCGTGTGGAGTTGCAGCTCGAGGGACAGGGCACCACGGTCCTGACACCGGCAGGTAAGTAAAAGCCAGCCATGTCCAAATTTCGTTTGTGCCGATCTTCAATCAGGCATTGACTTCTCCTCGGCACCTTGAGCATGCAGGGATGAGCTCAAGAACCTGGACTCG
This DNA window, taken from Miscanthus floridulus cultivar M001 chromosome 13, ASM1932011v1, whole genome shotgun sequence, encodes the following:
- the LOC136499778 gene encoding uncharacterized protein, giving the protein MQASVAVAEALDAGKLTAPPVAGAADFAVAGLAVAIAALAVAASFVLVSFDAHAHAGQGRLRRILDLGPSVCGPRLLLAFFVGLLAAAEMLRLPFFRGAAMLPQRRHVMPCLAYPLVAHGIAEPGLLASVLLLLRASVGGARLPAAALALPLACLPFLTAHVVVLATPATVAAYPGQLAHAADGAGHCAYPAYAATLLLALVAVYLPLLATACWDVAAVAINRRLRARAYALSVLILVPLPLQVLALALTSVWDMHQYTSPTVGLVGFVAVAVAAEATLVILVMLPVHDALVLVQHLPAATAGQEASDDR